In one Ananas comosus cultivar F153 linkage group 12, ASM154086v1, whole genome shotgun sequence genomic region, the following are encoded:
- the LOC109718180 gene encoding uncharacterized protein LOC109718180, producing the protein MAGWHVFTTIAAVMMAPPKKTVHTFAKNKAPIIDVPSTDSQSIDCPMQESSKSRVRSSNWTEKMDSAMLNLMTEEHTLGNFVNGSFTPLAWTKMVHDFNERTKLSFTKTHLQNRLKVLKRQYLTYQTLANKSGWGWDCTRNIPTAGDPSDWEAIITENPAYAKCRDKPFPAYQAIEFLSGKATATGRHGFTSMMDADDARSTSSSSPATQRLNMESLGKNLEDVNDANSTSPTPTPVKVPSQYTDSASAPTSSMKRLRVSPPIPTPTSNRRRKIDDRSEAMSELVQLGRKRTEIAETIMQRELQARPKVHSIEECMERLTTVAHLSPDGLLAACEALKDERNRPIFMTLSGELLYMWIDRQISMQQLYATQRPAAPFPPATPSFSPAVPFFPAPSTQYTPGSSSFPAAFFPPTVSTFPPGAPSFPSNAPSNPPEGPPFPPN; encoded by the exons ATGGCAGGGTGGCATGTTTTTACAACAATTGCAGCCGTCATG ATGGCTCCTCCCAAAAAGACGGTGCATACTTTTGCTAAAAACAAAGCCCCGATAATTGATGTCCCATCGACTGATAGCCAAAGTATAGATTGCCCTATGCAAGAGTCATCGAAAAGTAGAGTTCGATCTTCTAACTGGACTGAAAAAATGGATTCTGCAATGTTAAACTTAATGACAGAGGAGCATACCCTTGGAAATTTTGTGAATGGAAGTTTCACTCCATTAGCATGGACCAAGATGGTTCATGACTTCAATGAGAGGACAAAATTGAGTTTTACCAAAACCCATTTGCAAAACCGATTGAAAGTATTGAAGCGTCAGTATCTAACCTATCAAACATTAGCCAACAAAAGTGGATGGGGGTGGGACTGCACACGCAACATTCCAACCGCCGGTGACCCAAGTGATTGGGAAGCGATCATAACA GAAAATCCGGCGTATGCGAAATGCAGGGACAAGCCATTTCCTGCATATCAAGCTATTGAGTTTTTATCCGGAAAAGCAACTGCAACCGGAAGGCATGGATTTACTTCTATGATGGATGCAGACGATGCTCGCAGCACCTCTTCATCTTCACCAGCTACACAACGACTTAACATGGAGAGTTTGGGAAAGAATTTGGAGGATGTTAATGATGCAAATTCAACTTCCCCAACCCCAACTCCAGTCAAAGTACCAAGCCAATACACTGACAGTGCCTCTGCTCCGACCTCTTCAATGAAGAGGCTTCGTGTGTCACCACCTATTCCTACACCAACTTCAAATCGTCGACGAAAAATTGATGATCGATCTGAAGCTATGAGTGAGCTTGTTCAGTTAGGGAGAAAGAGAACGGAAATAGCAGAAACCATAATGCAACGCGAGCTACAAGCACGACCAAAAGTTCACTCCATAGAGGAGTGCATGGAAAGATTAACTACTGTTGCTCATTTGTCCCCTGATGGTCTACTGGCTGCCTGTGAGGCTTTAAAAGATGAGCGTAATCGACCAATCTTTATGACATTGAGTGGCGAACTTTTATATATGTGGATCGACCGTCAAATTTCCATGCAACAGCTGTATGCAACACAAAGACCTGCTGCTCCTTTTCCACCGGCTACACCTTCTTTTTCGCCTGCTGTACCCTTCTTCCCAGCACCATCTACACAGTACACTCCAGGATCATCCTCTTTTCCAGCTGCATTCTTTCCTCCTACCGTATCAACTTTTCCTCCAGGAGCACCTTCCTTCCCTTCAAATGCACCCTCGAACCCTCCCGAAGGACCACCTTTTCCTCCGAATTAG